Proteins encoded by one window of Agelaius phoeniceus isolate bAgePho1 chromosome 3, bAgePho1.hap1, whole genome shotgun sequence:
- the PACC1 gene encoding proton-activated chloride channel isoform X1: MEVHEDSSSVILPDGELGTTTPFLRFSKTCLKNVFSVILLFIYLLLMAVAVFLVYQTISDFREKLKHPVMSVTYKEVSLYDAPGIAFYPGKAQLLSCKHHYYDHIPPLVNPGQPGDIECTTQRINYTDPFTNQTMKYALVVQGPRDVKKRELVFLQFHLNETDQDFSAIDYLLFSSFQEFVSSPEKAKFMKDCESSYSSWKFSGGFRTWVKMSLVKTKEEDGSETVEFKQETSVVNYIDQRTKPGSDQLFFVVFEWKDPFIQTVQDIITANPWNMIALLCGIFLALFKAADFAKLSVKWMIKIRRRHLKRTRQVTNHIS; this comes from the exons ATGGTGAGCTGGGTACCACTACCCCTTTTTTGCGTTTCAGCAAGACCTGCCTAAAGAATGTTTTCTCAGTAATACTCCTGTTTATTTATCTGCTGCTCATGGCTGTAGCTGTGTTCCTTGTCTACCAAACCATCAGTGACTTCAGGGAGAAGCTCAAGCACCCAGTGATGTCTGTCACTTACAAGGAAGTGTCCTTGTATGATGCACCTG GTATTGCCTTTTACCCAGGCAAGGCTCAGCTGCTCAGCTGCAAACATCATTACTACGATCACATTCCACCTCTGGTAAATCCAGGTCAGCCAGGAGACATTGAATGCACCACTCAGAGGATCAACTACACAGATCCTTTTACTAATCAAACTATG AAGTATGCTTTGGTTGTTCAAGGCCCTCGTGATGTGAAGAAAAGGGAGCTGGTGTTTTTGCAGTTCCATTTAAATGAAACAGACCAAGATTTCAGTGCCATTGATTacctgctgttttcttctttccaagAGTTTGTCAGCAG tccagaaaaagcaaaattcatgAAGGACTGTGAAAGCTCATACTCCAGCTGGAAGTTTTCTGGAGGCTTCCGAACTTGGGTCAAGATGTCCTTGgtcaaaacaaaagaagaagaTGGTAGTGAGACTGTTGAATTCAAACAAGag acCAGTGTGGTTAACTACATTGACCAGAGAACCAAACCAGGGAGTGACCAGCTGTTCTTTGTGGTGTTTGAATGGAAAGACCCTTTCATACAGACTGTTCAGGAC ATTATCACAGCAAACCCCTGGAACATGATTGCTCTTCTCTGTGGTATCTTTCTGGCCCTGTTTAAGGCAGCAGACTTTGCTAAGTTGAGTGTTAAGTGGATGATCAAGATCCGAAGAAGGCATCTGAAGAGGACTCGGCAAGTAACGAACCACATAAGCTGA